One Coraliomargarita parva DNA segment encodes these proteins:
- a CDS encoding SDR family NAD(P)-dependent oxidoreductase, whose translation MSRNIFITGVSSGLGHGLAKVYLEMGAQVWGCSRRAPAGLIAQGLHFTSVNLADATAAEPVLGQFIEGVTHFDQVILNAGKLGQIRDMKATPLDDIRETMEVNVFANKWLLDLLFERVPAIAQVVAISSGASQSGSRGWNGYSLSKAALNMLVKLYAGEHPEAHFTALAPGLVDTAMQDYLTAQPTDERYETLERLKAAKGTADMPDGETCARKLIEAFPRLRELPSGSYADIRKL comes from the coding sequence ATGTCTCGGAATATTTTCATTACAGGAGTCAGTTCAGGTCTGGGCCATGGCTTGGCTAAGGTGTACTTGGAGATGGGAGCGCAGGTTTGGGGCTGTAGCCGCCGGGCTCCGGCAGGCCTGATTGCGCAAGGCTTACACTTTACCTCGGTGAATCTGGCGGATGCCACTGCGGCGGAGCCCGTGCTCGGGCAGTTTATCGAGGGAGTGACTCATTTTGATCAGGTGATTCTCAATGCCGGAAAGCTTGGGCAGATCCGCGACATGAAAGCGACCCCGCTGGACGACATCCGTGAGACCATGGAGGTCAATGTGTTTGCCAATAAATGGCTTCTGGATCTGTTGTTCGAGCGTGTGCCGGCAATCGCCCAAGTGGTGGCCATCTCATCCGGGGCGTCCCAATCCGGCAGCCGTGGCTGGAATGGCTACAGTCTTTCCAAGGCCGCGCTGAACATGCTGGTCAAGTTGTATGCCGGCGAGCATCCGGAAGCACATTTTACGGCCTTGGCTCCGGGCTTGGTCGATACGGCGATGCAGGATTACCTTACGGCCCAGCCGACGGATGAGCGCTATGAAACGCTGGAGCGGTTGAAGGCAGCCAAAGGCACGGCAGATATGCCGGACGGTGAGACCTGTGCCCGAAAGCTGATCGAGGCCTTTCCGCGATTACGGGAACTGCCGAGCGGCAGTTACGCGGATATCCGCAAATTATAG
- a CDS encoding peptidoglycan D,D-transpeptidase FtsI family protein: MDQYDVQSRENPRVLFFLWITLGASLVLLIGLGWRQLVARKEYEAIERQQTERRILMPGPRGDIYDRNGNLLVGNRPHYSAVVYLDDLRPEFRKAYSTIIRAERERLSEEYESTPEAERPASPPHPNYNELQWVARESVIQHYIDLINQVTGRDDSITRTKIMRHFNEQLLLPLPLVEDLTPDQYARLVEQIPVPPHSPIRIHTDTARYYPYGKLAAHTLGYVQEVYPEADEIPNDGIKTFTFKTKRGKTGLEHWFDDRLSGSTGMEIWRVDPLGFQDTRLEMLPPKQGQDLITSIDIDLQMAAETALGERTGAVVALDIQTGEVLTIASHPSYDLNRLSPFIPRETFDEINEAGGWLNRAHQLSYPPGSTFKLISSIAGMRADTIDQHTEHDCQGVYRVGNRVFRCNARYGHGLVDLSTAIEKSCNVFFYAEGLRMGIDVLSSEAKRFGLDEKTGIQIPFETSRLVVPTKEWKRERIGVGWVPGDTANTAIGQGFLLVTPLQMATAIASIARSETRTKPTMLALSREEAMQVNHGGEPIGLTPLQKKMLWEGMERVVGPDGTGRLVKIDGFRIGGKTGTADFRAHGKEVNLAWFVGFAPIENPQIAVAVMVQGTKEDQSYHGGSTAGPVAKDLFLKFIEKYPERAGFPTAER; the protein is encoded by the coding sequence ATGGATCAGTATGACGTGCAAAGCCGGGAAAACCCGCGCGTACTGTTTTTCCTCTGGATCACTCTGGGGGCGAGCCTCGTCCTGCTCATCGGCCTGGGCTGGCGTCAATTGGTCGCCCGCAAGGAATACGAGGCCATAGAACGTCAACAGACGGAACGCCGTATCCTCATGCCAGGGCCGCGCGGTGATATCTACGACCGGAATGGAAACCTGCTCGTCGGCAACCGCCCCCATTATTCGGCCGTCGTTTATTTGGATGACCTTCGACCAGAGTTCCGGAAAGCCTATTCCACCATCATCCGGGCGGAACGCGAGCGGCTCAGCGAGGAATACGAGAGCACGCCCGAAGCGGAACGCCCGGCCAGCCCGCCACACCCCAACTACAACGAGCTGCAGTGGGTCGCGCGCGAGTCTGTCATTCAGCACTATATTGATCTCATCAATCAGGTCACCGGCCGTGACGACAGCATCACACGCACGAAAATCATGCGGCACTTCAATGAGCAGCTACTGCTCCCCTTGCCGCTGGTGGAAGACCTGACACCCGATCAATATGCCCGCCTGGTCGAGCAGATCCCGGTACCGCCACACTCCCCCATCCGAATCCACACAGATACCGCGCGCTATTACCCCTATGGGAAACTGGCAGCACATACCCTAGGCTATGTCCAGGAAGTTTACCCTGAGGCCGACGAAATACCGAACGACGGGATCAAAACCTTCACCTTCAAGACCAAACGCGGCAAGACAGGCTTGGAACACTGGTTCGATGACCGGCTCTCCGGCAGTACGGGCATGGAAATCTGGCGGGTCGACCCGCTCGGCTTCCAAGATACGCGTCTCGAGATGCTTCCCCCGAAACAAGGGCAGGACCTGATTACCAGTATCGACATCGACCTGCAGATGGCGGCCGAAACCGCACTGGGTGAACGTACCGGCGCGGTGGTCGCACTGGACATTCAAACCGGCGAGGTCCTCACCATCGCCAGTCACCCCTCTTACGACCTGAACCGGCTGAGTCCCTTCATTCCACGCGAGACCTTTGACGAAATCAACGAAGCCGGAGGCTGGCTCAACCGGGCCCACCAACTTTCCTACCCTCCCGGCTCCACCTTCAAGCTGATCAGCTCCATCGCCGGCATGCGTGCCGATACCATCGACCAGCACACCGAGCACGATTGCCAGGGAGTCTATCGCGTGGGCAACCGGGTCTTCCGCTGCAATGCCCGCTATGGGCACGGACTCGTCGACCTAAGTACCGCAATCGAAAAGAGCTGTAATGTTTTCTTCTATGCGGAAGGCCTTCGCATGGGCATCGATGTCCTCAGCTCCGAAGCCAAGCGATTCGGTTTGGACGAAAAGACCGGCATCCAAATTCCCTTTGAAACGAGCCGCCTGGTGGTCCCCACCAAGGAATGGAAGCGTGAACGGATCGGCGTCGGATGGGTTCCGGGCGACACCGCAAACACCGCCATCGGTCAAGGTTTCCTCTTGGTCACACCCCTCCAGATGGCCACCGCCATCGCATCCATCGCACGGAGCGAAACCCGAACCAAGCCGACCATGCTGGCGCTCTCACGCGAAGAAGCCATGCAGGTCAATCACGGAGGCGAGCCCATCGGCCTTACGCCGCTGCAGAAGAAAATGCTTTGGGAAGGCATGGAACGGGTCGTGGGCCCTGACGGAACCGGGCGTCTGGTTAAGATCGACGGATTCCGCATCGGCGGAAAAACCGGGACCGCGGACTTCAGGGCCCACGGGAAAGAGGTCAACCTCGCCTGGTTCGTCGGCTTTGCCCCGATTGAGAATCCGCAAATCGCGGTCGCCGTCATGGTCCAAGGCACCAAGGAGGATCAAAGCTACCACGGTGGCTCGACCGCAGGCCCCGTCGCCAAAGACCTCTTTCTCAAGTTCATCGAGAAGTACCCCGAGCGCGCCGGCTTTCCGACCGCGGAACGTTAA
- the mreC gene encoding rod shape-determining protein MreC, with amino-acid sequence MASIRLDKWKPLVALGVFLLAWWLLPTFFKSFLRISFNEFQAPAWVASSYLDDLEGFWARRSHSKIELIEAGQELARQKAFYQLLAQRNETLEAEVTRLEGVLNLPSRREFRYEVARVIRRDLNAWWQQVTIRKGRDYDIPEGAAVIFSGGVVGRVVEVNAFTSRVELLTSPNFRMAATFEGDDRPVVYQGRGQSGFGQPFGEVQDAPQDLVANSQVPLRLVSTGLGGTFPPGLTIGSVPWLEPGITGIFQAGAVQLDPRLLSLHEVAILIPLTPLELEDDAL; translated from the coding sequence GTGGCGAGCATACGCCTCGATAAGTGGAAACCACTGGTCGCGCTCGGCGTGTTTCTCCTCGCATGGTGGCTCCTGCCGACCTTCTTCAAGTCCTTTCTACGAATCAGCTTCAATGAGTTCCAGGCGCCGGCCTGGGTGGCCAGCTCCTACTTGGACGACCTGGAAGGCTTTTGGGCACGACGCAGCCACTCCAAGATCGAACTCATCGAAGCCGGGCAGGAACTGGCACGTCAGAAGGCATTCTATCAGTTGCTGGCACAGCGCAACGAGACCCTCGAAGCGGAAGTCACGCGACTCGAAGGCGTACTCAATCTGCCCAGCCGACGGGAGTTCCGCTACGAGGTAGCGCGTGTGATCCGCCGCGACCTCAACGCCTGGTGGCAGCAGGTCACCATCCGCAAGGGACGCGATTACGACATTCCCGAGGGAGCCGCCGTTATCTTTTCCGGCGGCGTGGTGGGCCGCGTCGTCGAAGTCAACGCATTCACCAGCCGCGTCGAGCTCCTAACCAGCCCGAATTTCCGCATGGCCGCCACCTTCGAAGGCGATGACCGCCCGGTCGTCTACCAAGGCCGCGGCCAAAGCGGCTTCGGACAGCCCTTCGGCGAAGTGCAGGACGCACCTCAGGATCTGGTCGCCAATTCACAAGTGCCGCTCAGACTTGTCTCCACGGGGCTCGGCGGCACCTTTCCTCCGGGCCTGACCATCGGCAGTGTGCCATGGCTGGAACCGGGCATCACCGGGATCTTTCAAGCCGGTGCGGTCCAGCTGGACCCACGGTTGCTCAGCCTCCACGAGGTCGCGATCCTCATCCCGCTCACCCCCCTGGAACTGGAAGACGATGCTCTTTGA
- a CDS encoding rod shape-determining protein has product MLGLLSNDIGIDLGTANTLVFAKDKGIVLREPSVVAIYSSTKKVCAVGAEAKKMLGRTPGNITAIRPMKDGVIADFEITEAMLRYFINKVNRRKTFVAPRIVVAVPSGITEVERRAVKDSAIRAGARDVVLIEEPMAAAIGVGLPIDEPAANMIVDIGGGTTEVAIISLAGVVYTKSIRVGGDEIDTAIVNYMKRAYNLMIGERTSEEIKIKIGSAFPLEEEVSMEVRGRDSVAGLPKTITITSQEIREALTDTIASITELVRNALERCPPELSADLVDRGFVLAGGGAMIRGLDQQLSDATGLPVIIADDPLSAVANGTGMVLQDLAFLLKDLTGTPKN; this is encoded by the coding sequence GTGCTGGGACTACTCTCCAACGACATAGGCATCGACTTGGGCACGGCGAACACGCTCGTATTCGCCAAAGACAAGGGTATCGTGCTGCGCGAACCCAGCGTGGTGGCGATCTATAGCTCGACCAAGAAAGTCTGTGCCGTGGGAGCGGAAGCAAAGAAGATGCTGGGCCGCACCCCGGGTAATATCACGGCCATCCGCCCGATGAAGGACGGGGTCATCGCCGACTTTGAAATTACCGAGGCGATGCTGCGTTATTTCATCAACAAGGTGAATCGCCGCAAGACCTTCGTCGCTCCGCGCATCGTCGTCGCCGTTCCTTCGGGCATTACCGAGGTGGAACGCCGGGCCGTGAAAGACTCCGCCATCCGTGCCGGCGCCCGCGACGTCGTGCTGATCGAAGAACCGATGGCCGCCGCCATCGGCGTAGGCCTGCCGATCGATGAACCCGCAGCCAACATGATCGTGGACATCGGCGGGGGTACCACCGAAGTCGCAATTATTTCCCTCGCCGGTGTGGTCTACACCAAAAGTATCCGCGTCGGAGGTGATGAAATTGATACCGCGATCGTGAACTACATGAAGCGCGCCTACAACCTGATGATTGGTGAGCGCACTTCGGAAGAAATCAAGATCAAGATCGGTTCCGCCTTCCCGCTCGAGGAGGAAGTTTCCATGGAAGTCAGGGGCCGTGACTCGGTGGCCGGTCTGCCCAAGACCATCACGATCACCTCCCAGGAAATCCGCGAAGCCCTCACAGACACCATTGCATCGATCACCGAACTGGTCCGCAATGCGCTGGAACGTTGCCCACCGGAACTATCCGCTGACCTGGTTGACCGCGGCTTCGTGCTGGCCGGCGGCGGCGCCATGATCCGCGGCCTCGACCAACAGCTCAGCGATGCCACCGGGCTTCCCGTTATTATTGCAGACGATCCGCTCAGCGCCGTAGCCAACGGCACCGGCATGGTCTTGCAGGATCTGGCCTTTCTCTTGAAAGACCTCACCGGAACCCCGAAAAACTAA
- the tyrS gene encoding tyrosine--tRNA ligase, whose translation MSLIDTIRTNTDTIIGDAELEDRLHGSRPLRVKLGVDPTRPDLTFGHLVVFNKLRQFQDLGHQAVLIIGDFTTLIGDPSGRSSTRPVLTKEEIKENAKTYLDQAFKILDEEKTVVHFNSEWFSEMGFEDCLKLARKMTVARMLERDDFAKRYASNAPISIIEFLYPLIQGYDSLVLNADVEIGGTDQLFNMLVGRALQKDAGKQEQAVITMPLLVGLDGVKKMSKSADNYIAFTDTPKEMFGKIMSISDDTMWDYYKLLLESKDDQIAKLKAGHPMQAKKNLASSLVGQFHSMKAAKHELEQFEQVFSRNQLPDDMPTFTWNDLLGDAENAALVEVMAQSELFESKGAIRRLIQQGGVKLNGEKQTDPNRPISPSDEDQIFQAGKRVFFKLVG comes from the coding sequence ATGAGCCTGATCGATACAATTCGCACCAATACCGACACGATCATCGGCGACGCCGAACTGGAGGACCGCCTCCACGGCAGCCGACCGCTCCGCGTCAAGCTGGGGGTCGACCCCACTCGTCCGGACCTGACCTTCGGTCACCTCGTCGTGTTCAACAAACTACGCCAGTTTCAGGACCTCGGGCACCAGGCCGTTCTCATCATCGGGGACTTCACGACCCTGATCGGAGATCCCTCCGGCCGCTCCTCCACACGCCCGGTCCTGACCAAGGAAGAAATCAAGGAAAACGCGAAGACCTATCTGGACCAGGCCTTCAAGATTCTCGATGAGGAAAAGACCGTTGTTCACTTCAACAGCGAGTGGTTCAGCGAGATGGGCTTTGAAGACTGCCTCAAGCTCGCGCGGAAGATGACGGTGGCCCGAATGCTGGAGCGCGACGACTTTGCCAAGCGCTACGCATCCAACGCCCCGATTTCCATCATTGAGTTTCTCTACCCATTGATTCAAGGCTACGATTCCCTGGTGCTGAATGCCGACGTTGAAATCGGCGGCACCGACCAGCTCTTCAACATGCTCGTCGGCCGCGCCCTGCAAAAAGATGCGGGCAAGCAGGAGCAAGCCGTCATCACGATGCCGCTGCTCGTCGGCCTCGACGGGGTCAAGAAGATGTCCAAGAGCGCGGACAACTACATTGCCTTTACCGACACGCCCAAGGAGATGTTCGGCAAGATCATGTCGATCAGTGACGACACCATGTGGGACTACTACAAGCTCCTGCTGGAGTCCAAGGACGATCAAATCGCGAAGCTCAAGGCCGGACATCCGATGCAGGCAAAGAAGAACCTGGCGTCCTCCCTCGTCGGGCAATTCCACTCGATGAAAGCCGCCAAGCACGAACTGGAGCAGTTCGAGCAGGTCTTCTCGCGCAACCAACTGCCTGACGATATGCCGACCTTCACCTGGAACGATCTTCTGGGAGATGCGGAAAACGCCGCACTGGTTGAGGTGATGGCCCAGTCCGAACTCTTTGAAAGCAAGGGCGCGATCCGCCGCTTGATCCAACAGGGCGGGGTGAAACTCAACGGAGAAAAGCAAACCGATCCGAACCGCCCAATCAGTCCCTCCGACGAAGACCAGATTTTCCAAGCCGGAAAACGCGTATTCTTCAAACTGGTCGGCTAG
- a CDS encoding adenylyltransferase/cytidyltransferase family protein — protein sequence MKKIFVSGCYDILHAGHIQFFKEAKALGDHLTVCFASDQVLWEHKNRRTSLPQDHKLALISNLEVVDQVVIGGSQELGLDFKDHFLKIKPHVLAVTEDDQYGPKKRELCDAVGAEYVILPKTPPAFTPVSTSSIVRNIRTPAQAPLRVDFGGGWLDVPKYAREGAYIVNCAISPLVSLTKWGYEQKSGLGGSGAWSLLNGNDGVESELSLGVGWQDPAIIRETGVCVWRSGDKPVLHFKRNGDFLYGHMALHYTDMPHDTPGNVDNLRDFDLIEKAGHVAKEAVIEGNVRVLGEAIRLSHQAQLGEGMRELPQADGALACKYCGGGWGGYALYLFAEPEARDQFVARGNNNRPIEPYITIR from the coding sequence ATGAAAAAGATATTCGTCTCCGGTTGCTACGATATCCTCCACGCGGGGCACATCCAGTTTTTCAAGGAAGCCAAAGCGCTCGGCGACCACCTGACCGTCTGCTTTGCTTCGGATCAGGTACTCTGGGAGCACAAGAATCGCCGGACATCGCTCCCGCAAGACCACAAGTTGGCTCTCATCAGCAACCTGGAGGTGGTCGACCAGGTGGTCATCGGCGGAAGCCAGGAACTGGGGCTCGATTTCAAGGATCACTTTCTGAAGATCAAACCGCATGTTCTCGCGGTGACCGAGGATGATCAATATGGCCCCAAGAAGCGAGAGCTCTGCGACGCGGTTGGGGCCGAATACGTGATCCTGCCGAAAACACCCCCCGCCTTTACCCCGGTATCTACGAGTTCGATCGTCCGCAATATCCGGACCCCCGCACAGGCGCCCTTGCGCGTCGATTTCGGGGGCGGCTGGCTCGACGTACCGAAGTATGCGCGGGAGGGTGCCTACATCGTGAACTGCGCCATCTCACCTCTGGTCTCGCTCACAAAGTGGGGCTACGAACAAAAGTCCGGCTTGGGTGGCAGCGGCGCCTGGTCACTCCTCAATGGCAACGATGGCGTGGAAAGCGAACTCAGCCTCGGCGTCGGCTGGCAAGACCCGGCCATCATCCGTGAAACCGGGGTCTGCGTCTGGCGAAGCGGCGACAAGCCTGTACTCCACTTCAAACGTAACGGGGACTTTCTTTACGGTCACATGGCACTACACTACACGGATATGCCCCACGACACACCAGGCAATGTCGACAATCTGCGTGACTTCGACCTGATAGAGAAAGCGGGGCATGTCGCGAAAGAGGCGGTCATCGAGGGAAATGTGCGAGTCCTCGGTGAAGCGATCCGGTTGAGCCATCAGGCACAACTCGGTGAAGGCATGCGCGAGCTTCCTCAAGCAGATGGCGCTTTAGCCTGCAAATACTGTGGCGGCGGCTGGGGCGGGTATGCACTTTATCTCTTTGCCGAACCGGAAGCACGCGACCAGTTTGTGGCTCGAGGCAACAATAACCGCCCAATCGAGCCCTACATCACAATTCGCTAA
- a CDS encoding SGNH/GDSL hydrolase family protein, whose product MKRSLLLVSFCLGGLLPAALLTAASQEVAANADDFLYEGRTVLQDAGVLLTWPGSTVKFAFEGGSLDLVLDDERGENFYQVIVNGNEADAFVIDCEPGEHSYTVPASLLATENEVVLFKRNEGFQGKTVFEGIRIDEAGRLLPPPAKPVRKIEFYGDSITCGMGNLAPEDAGDKGMHVENNYMAYGAITARQLEAEYRCIAKSGIGIIKSWFPLVMPEMYDRVTPSDAGSRWDFSQWTPDVVVVNLFQNDKWLVGRLDPVPTGPDIIAAYKQFIASLRTVYPEAQIVCALGSMDATAPDSQWPGYIETAVAEMEAEGDTKLSTCFFPFDGFRKHPRVRHHQRNADILSAHIRAIMDW is encoded by the coding sequence ATGAAGCGATCCCTATTACTTGTCTCGTTTTGTCTGGGGGGCCTGTTGCCGGCCGCCCTTCTCACCGCTGCTTCTCAAGAGGTCGCCGCAAATGCGGATGATTTCTTGTATGAGGGGCGCACAGTTCTGCAGGATGCGGGTGTCTTGCTGACATGGCCCGGCAGCACGGTGAAATTTGCCTTTGAGGGCGGTTCCCTCGATCTGGTCCTGGATGATGAGCGTGGCGAGAATTTCTACCAGGTCATCGTGAACGGTAACGAGGCCGATGCTTTTGTCATCGATTGCGAGCCCGGCGAGCACAGTTATACAGTCCCGGCCTCCTTGTTGGCGACGGAGAACGAGGTCGTATTGTTCAAGCGGAACGAAGGTTTCCAGGGGAAGACGGTTTTCGAAGGCATCCGTATCGACGAAGCCGGGCGTCTGTTGCCGCCCCCCGCCAAGCCGGTGCGCAAGATCGAGTTTTACGGCGACTCCATTACTTGCGGAATGGGTAACCTTGCTCCCGAGGATGCCGGTGACAAGGGCATGCATGTGGAGAACAACTACATGGCATACGGTGCGATCACTGCCCGCCAGTTGGAGGCCGAATACCGTTGTATCGCAAAGAGCGGCATCGGAATCATCAAGAGTTGGTTCCCTCTGGTCATGCCGGAAATGTATGACCGGGTGACACCTTCGGATGCAGGCAGCCGTTGGGACTTCAGCCAGTGGACGCCCGATGTGGTGGTGGTGAATCTCTTTCAAAATGACAAGTGGCTCGTCGGCCGTCTTGATCCGGTGCCGACGGGGCCGGATATTATAGCCGCCTACAAGCAGTTCATTGCTTCCCTGCGTACGGTCTACCCCGAAGCTCAGATTGTGTGTGCACTCGGCTCCATGGATGCAACCGCCCCGGACAGCCAATGGCCCGGTTATATCGAAACGGCCGTTGCCGAAATGGAGGCGGAAGGCGATACCAAGCTCTCGACCTGCTTTTTCCCCTTCGACGGCTTTCGAAAGCACCCGCGGGTGAGGCACCATCAACGCAACGCGGACATCCTGAGCGCGCACATCCGTGCGATTATGGATTGGTGA
- the rlmB gene encoding 23S rRNA (guanosine(2251)-2'-O)-methyltransferase RlmB has protein sequence MGRNSVHKIKKPPRHSQLAAVVHIENEDDLFDLIERTDNPLILVLEGVQDPHNLGACLRTASGAGVTAVIAPVKGACGITPTVRDISCGGADDIPFLKVKNIGMLLRKLSDQGIQIIGTSDRGDDSLYDVDFSGPAALVLGSEGWGLRKVTGDLCDRLVSIPMAGTVDCLNVSVSAGVCLYEAVRQRL, from the coding sequence ATGGGCCGCAATTCCGTACATAAGATCAAGAAGCCGCCGCGTCACTCCCAACTGGCGGCAGTGGTACACATTGAGAACGAAGACGATCTCTTCGATTTGATTGAGCGTACGGACAACCCGCTCATTCTCGTGCTGGAAGGCGTGCAGGACCCCCACAATCTGGGCGCCTGCCTGCGCACCGCTTCCGGTGCCGGTGTAACTGCGGTCATTGCCCCGGTCAAGGGCGCCTGCGGCATCACCCCCACGGTCCGCGATATTTCCTGTGGCGGCGCCGACGACATCCCCTTCCTCAAAGTGAAAAATATCGGTATGCTGCTGCGCAAGCTCAGCGACCAGGGGATCCAGATAATCGGCACCTCCGACCGCGGCGACGACTCCCTCTACGATGTCGACTTCTCCGGCCCTGCCGCACTGGTACTGGGAAGCGAAGGCTGGGGTCTCCGCAAAGTGACAGGCGACCTCTGCGACCGCCTGGTCAGCATCCCCATGGCGGGTACGGTGGACTGCCTCAACGTCTCCGTCTCAGCGGGCGTCTGCCTGTACGAAGCGGTACGGCAGCGGCTCTAA
- a CDS encoding PLP-dependent aminotransferase family protein, with the protein MQDTATVTEFIYERIARELTEQIQNGILQIGDRLPSVREICRREQVSPGSAMQAFALLEARGLVEAKPKSGFYVRARRIADASQPGPSRSSLDPTAVGVSDLVAQFYKEVHNTRLIPLGGNIPAPDFFPNEKLSRMLAAAVRERPELLGDYCVNQGLPEFTRQLALRLSSYGCQVPPNEIVVTYGATEALNLAIRAVARPGEIIAVETPCYFGVLEILESLGLKVALIPSTSEHGIHLDHLEKALQTHDIKALVLVTSFSNPNGACLPPAKRKALYELLKRYDTPLIEDDVYGDLHFGPDRPRPVKAHDREGLVMYCSSFSKSLAPGLRTGWIAAGRYQDRVARLKFINSIGTPAVTQLALAKYLQSGAYERHLRNMRRRFATQVSQTLEALLESFPEGTAVSQPQGGCSVWVQLPDHVNALDLHDYAIKEGISIAPGQLFCPAKDIQNRIRISCSHPVTDEVRRAIRKLGSKVKQLSSVQLIG; encoded by the coding sequence ATGCAGGATACAGCCACAGTCACGGAGTTCATCTACGAGCGGATCGCACGCGAACTCACCGAACAGATTCAGAACGGAATCCTGCAAATCGGCGACCGGCTCCCTTCCGTGCGCGAAATCTGCCGAAGGGAACAGGTTAGCCCGGGCAGCGCCATGCAGGCCTTCGCCCTGCTGGAAGCGCGCGGACTGGTGGAGGCCAAACCGAAATCCGGCTTTTACGTACGGGCGCGTCGGATCGCCGACGCCAGTCAACCCGGACCCAGCCGGAGTAGTTTGGACCCCACCGCGGTCGGCGTCTCCGATCTGGTCGCCCAATTCTACAAAGAGGTCCACAATACGAGACTCATCCCGCTCGGCGGCAACATCCCCGCTCCGGATTTTTTCCCGAATGAAAAGCTGTCGCGCATGTTGGCTGCAGCCGTGCGCGAAAGGCCGGAATTACTCGGCGACTATTGCGTGAACCAAGGCCTGCCCGAATTCACCCGGCAACTGGCCTTGCGCCTCAGTTCATATGGCTGCCAAGTACCGCCAAACGAGATCGTCGTCACCTACGGGGCGACCGAGGCCCTCAATCTCGCCATCCGTGCAGTCGCCCGGCCCGGAGAGATCATCGCAGTCGAAACGCCTTGCTATTTCGGCGTGCTGGAAATCCTCGAAAGCCTCGGCCTGAAAGTCGCGCTGATCCCAAGCACCAGCGAGCACGGGATCCATCTGGACCATCTGGAAAAGGCGCTGCAGACCCATGACATTAAAGCGCTGGTCCTCGTCACCAGCTTCAGCAATCCAAACGGAGCCTGCCTGCCCCCGGCAAAGCGCAAAGCCCTGTACGAACTACTCAAGCGCTATGACACCCCCCTGATCGAGGACGATGTCTACGGCGACCTACACTTCGGCCCCGACCGTCCACGACCAGTCAAGGCCCACGACCGGGAGGGGCTCGTCATGTATTGCAGCTCCTTTTCCAAAAGTCTCGCGCCGGGCTTACGTACCGGCTGGATCGCCGCCGGCCGCTATCAGGACCGGGTCGCACGCTTGAAGTTCATCAACAGTATCGGCACACCGGCCGTCACCCAGCTGGCCCTGGCCAAATACCTGCAGTCGGGGGCTTACGAGCGCCACCTGAGAAACATGCGAAGACGCTTTGCCACGCAGGTTTCGCAAACCCTCGAAGCGCTTCTCGAGTCCTTTCCGGAAGGCACCGCCGTCAGTCAGCCGCAAGGCGGTTGCTCGGTCTGGGTGCAATTGCCGGATCATGTCAATGCACTGGATTTGCATGACTACGCCATCAAGGAAGGCATCTCGATCGCCCCCGGGCAGCTGTTTTGCCCCGCCAAGGACATTCAGAACCGTATCCGTATCAGCTGCAGCCACCCGGTCACGGACGAGGTCCGCCGTGCAATCCGCAAACTGGGCAGCAAAGTCAAACAACTCTCGTCCGTCCAACTGATTGGATAG